A portion of the Juglans microcarpa x Juglans regia isolate MS1-56 chromosome 1D, Jm3101_v1.0, whole genome shotgun sequence genome contains these proteins:
- the LOC121245816 gene encoding uncharacterized mitochondrial protein AtMg00310-like, which produces MRSKVSNWKSKFLSQAGKEILLKAVIQALPTYCMGVFKLPKSLLKEINKVMHQFWWGQQDREKKLHWVSWNLMGKAKEVGGMGFREFESFNLALLAKQGWRVIQYLDSLASQVLKTKYFSSFNFCQAKMGARPSFIWRSLLAAKNLIIKGSIWRIGDGKETKIWKDRWLPKRSSFMIHCQGQTIDEEAKVADLINENTKQWDREKIFSMLGPLNATIIQRIPVSSTGAKDKLMWLGTKDGGFTVKSAYHLQKELIA; this is translated from the coding sequence ATGAGAAGCAAGGTGAGTAACTGGAAGTCGAAATTCCTCTCTCAAGCAGGGAAGGAGATCCTCCTCAAAGCAGTGATACAAGCTCTTCCAACCTACTGCATGGGTGTTTTTAAGTTGCCAAAGTCCTTGTTAAAGGAAATTAATAAAGTGATGCACCAATTCTGGTGGGGCCAACAGGATAGGGAGAAAAAGTTGCATTGGGTTTCTTGGAATCTCATGGGAAAGGCTAAGGAAGTTGGTGGAATGGGTTTTAGAGAGTTTGAGAGCTTCAACTTAGCATTGTTGGCTAAGCAAGGCTGGAGGGTAATTCAATACCTTGACTCGTTGGCTTCACAAGTTCTTAAGACCAAATATTTTAGTAGCTTTAATTTCTGCCAGGCCAAGATGGGTGCAAGACCATCTTTCATATGGAGAAGTCTTTTGGCTGCTAAAAACCTCATAATTAAAGGATCTATTTGGAGAATTGGAGATGGTAAGGAGACAAAAATTTGGAAGGATAGGTGGCTTCCTAAACGTTCCTCTTTCATGATTCATTGTCAAGGGCAGACTATAGATGAAGAAGCGAAAGTTGCTGATCTCATTAATGAAAACACGAAGCAATGGGATAGAGAGAAGATATTTAGCATGCTAGGTCCTTTAAATGCTACCATAATCCAAAGAATTCCCGTGAGTTCTACAGGTGCAAAAGACAAGCTAATGTGGTTAGGCACAAAGGATGGAGGCTTTACAGTGAAAAGTGCATATCACCTTCAGAAGGAACTAATAGCATAA